Genomic window (Gasterosteus aculeatus chromosome 1, fGasAcu3.hap1.1, whole genome shotgun sequence):
ctgggactCCAGTACAGTCGTCACATATTTAAGCTTCCGGCTCACATAAGCCCCGCCCTCTCGCCCTCTCGCCCTCGCCCCTCACACAGGTCATTGCCCTCGCTCccgcccctcctctctccccgtctgtccACAGTCAGACTCCATTGCTTCCACTAGACACACCGGAGCTCTCGTCCATCCGGGGCCATGTTTTGGTTTGACCAAacgtcctccgtcctcctgctgctccacctgagCGCCGCTCACGCCAGTAAGTCGACCTTCACCTGACCTGGGATACAGAGTTAAAGCGACGTGGAGCATGTTgcttgctggtgggggagggggtgggttTGCATGTTGATTGGCGGCTTGCAGGTGACACTTGACACGACCGGTTTCTTTTGTCGATTCTGACAGATTCTTTCTGACTGACAGCAGCTAAATCTCTTATCGTTGGACAAAGAACATCCTCGCTGGGCCCTGATTGGTGCAAAATGTAGTCCTGCAAATGTTGAATTTATAACTTTTTAGTATTTAATAATATGTGGTGACGATATAGATGAATAAGTACGGTTCATCCCGATGGAAGCATGAATGATGAGGTCATCACACAACAGGGATTTCACTTATAGCCTCATGGTGGCGCTAAAGGACGAGTCAGAGGATCATCCTATGGGGAACATGACAACGTATCTGCTAAATCTTGATAGACACTGTGACTTACTGATGGAGCTAAATTAAAATCATCAGATTACCACTTTCTTTAGGAGTCATCTTCTGGGGAATATGAACATTTGAACCAAAGTTCATGAACTAAACCCAGACGTTGACAGGACATTTTACTCAACATTTTAATGTAAATCTTGTGATGGCGCTGACAGGAGTCCTTAAACATCATTAGGATTCATCTTCAGGGGACCGTGAATCTCACAGTTATTGAGATACTGGATGAGTGAAAAGTCAGAGGTCAACCGAATCAATATGATACATCCTATGGGGACAATGAACGTCTGAAGAACTTTTGATCGCAGTCCAACAGCAGTTGTTGGGATATATCAGTCAGAACCATCTCCATCTCACACAAAACAACGGGTTTTAGGACTCTTACTCTAACAAAtacaaactaaatataaaataaaacctgTGTCTTACAGTATTTTTGGACGGCGAGGCGGCCAACCAAGTTCTGACCCGATGGAGACGTGCCAACAGCTTCCTAGAGGAACTGAAACAAGGCAACCTGGAGAGGGAGTGCATGGAAGAGGCCTGCAACCACGAGGAGGCGCGAGAGATCTTCGAAGACGAAGCTAAAACTGTAACAACCCAagacactgaaaaacaaaactatgAGATATTTCTGAAAAGCTGTGTGTTAGATAGCACGTCCTAGCTTGACTTAGCTCAAagtagcttagcacaaagccTGGCTTAGCTCCGTAGTAAAAACTCCAATGGTGTTTGAGCAAGCCAGCAGTTTGGAGCTAGTTGCTTAGCTTTAAAAtccactgagacacacacatctgatcACAGGTTCTTCTTATTTCatctttgctgttgtttttttgcagaagGAATTCTGGAACAAATATTTTGGTAAGGACGTTGTTCTGTTCAGTCGAAATGAACCAAACCAACACGGTGACTTAAATTCAGTGGTAATAAACTCTGTTCGTCCTGCAGACGGCGACGCATGCGAGTCGACGCCCTGCGCCAATCAGGGAGTTTGCACCGACGCAATCGGCACCTACACCTGCTACTGCCAGGCCGGCTACCAGGGCTTCAACTGTGAAATTGGTACGGAACCAGAACTGGAACCGTCGGTTAGAGAGGACCAGTCGCTTAGGATTCATCTGGTAAAACCAGGATCTCCAATTTCTTTAGGAGTCATTTCCAACAGTTCATGAAACTCCACCCAAAGTTGTAACATTTTAAACTTAAATCTTAACTTGACAGGTTCTGGATGGTTTGTGTGAGTTAACCTACTGGTAGAAATAGgattaggggttagggttaaaaGTCAAATCAGTAAGATACAACCTGATGGGAACACGAACGTCTAAACCACATTACGACGTCTCGGTTTGACGCCATTTCTTTTGGGTCTTTACAGTTATTCCGGAGCTCTGTGAGAATAAGAACGGCGGCTGTGAACATTTCTGTAAGGTGGAGCGAGGGAACATTCACTGCTCGTGTGCCGACGGATATTACCTGGGGTCAGACGACAAGTCCTGCGACTCCAACGGTGAAAAAGTGGTTTTactatttttttatattgaattCTTTGGGAAGATGATAAAGAAACCTGTAGCATCACCGTCAGGGACATTTCTAATGAACGTacttctgacctctgacctttttcTTGCAGAACCCTTCAGATGCGGCACCGTTGTCACCAAAAGCACCCGGACTGTTTTCAGGTACGTGCGTCAGAACACAACCAACGGCAACGGCACCGTATCGAAGGCCAACGGGTTGAAGGACACTGGGTCAAACGTCACCACGACAGCAGCCTCGCTTCCCAATGACTACGTGTTGCCGGATGGTGCGATTTTTGAGGACATGGTGGTCCCTGATATGGCGGATATGACCCGCATTGTCAACGGAGAGAACTGTCCCCCGGGACAATGTCCATGGCAGGTAAGGAGCGTTATCATCCAGGTGTCCATCACTGTCCCTACGGACATCTAGTCGTTAATTCCCATTCAGCTGTCCATTGTGCCCCTTAATGGACATTTGGTAGTCCATTATCATCTGTCTCCACATGGACCATTAGAAGTCAGATGTCCGTCCTTATCCCCTCAGGCGCTCCTCCTGGACGAGGAGAACGTAGGGTTCTGCGGTGGAACCATCCTCACTAATTACATCATCCTAACCGCCGCCCACTGCATGAACAAATCCCGCTACATCTACGTCAAGCTTGGTAAGTCCCACCCACAGGCGGTCGGGTCCGAAACCGTCCAAACTGACCCCTTCGTATGCGTTCAGGTGAGTTTGACGTGCTGGTGGATGACGGTAACGAAGCCACCCACACCGTGGAGACCCTCATCACCCACTCCATGTACCGGAAGGACACTTACAACAACGACATTGCGCTCATCAAGCTGGCCACGCCCATCAAGTTCTCCAGGTTCATCTTGCCGGCCTGCTTGCCTGATCCGGTCTTTGCTGAAAAGGTGAACTTTCTGTCAACCCACCTGAACAGAAGAAGTTTCGACGCTGTTAAATGCAGAATTGTCTCTCGGCTCTCAGAACTCATGTTTCTACGGTAAATATGAATCAGGagcaggttagcttagcatattGTAAAAAAGATAAACTGCTGACGTTGGCTCAGTTCAAAGGTAAAAAGGTCTTTCTACCAGCAGCTCAcagattcattatttatatcCCATTTTCTTTTGCAAATAAGTCAGCAAACATCAAACAATTTCTCGACTTGTCGTGGTTGCTAGGTAACCCATGTAGATGTCAGGAAGTCATGAGCTCAAGCCGGGAAATAGTCCCCAACCCAATTAATGGAATTCTTAGATGCTTAGAGTTCATCTAAGAGCCAGTGGTAAAAGTAAGTGTGGCTACGCTAGGTCTTTAGCACTGTTCAGAGTTAAACGATTGCTCATATTCCCTCTACAGGACAAGGATAAATCTTGTAAATAGTAAAATACTTTCCTAAAAAGAATGCTCTCACAGGTGCTGATGCGCCAGGAGGACGGCATGGTCAGCGGGTTTGGCCGACTCGGCGAACGCCAGGAGACCTCCACTATCCTGCAGCGCCTCACCATGCCCTACGTGGACCGCAACACCTGCTTGCAGTCCACCCAGTTGCGCATCTCTCCCCGCATGTTCTGCGCCGGTTACGACACCATAGCCAAGGACGCCTGCCAGGGCGACAGCGGCGGGCCGCACGTCACACGCTACTCTGACACCTACTTTGTCACCGGCATCGTTAGCTGGGGCGAAGGATGCGCAAAGAAAGGCAAGTACGGCGTCTACACGCAGGTCTCCAAGTACATCAGTTGGATCCGGCAGGGCATCGACGGGCTGATgcagaaggggaggagaggcgtCCGGGCCAGGAGGCACCAGGGCGCCATCGAGAGGCTGGTCCTGTAGCGCCGCGTCGCCGCtctacttaaaaaataaaattcaaacaCGTCAtctgtttcttcttctacaGGACATTTTCAATATTGCGAAATATGTATGAAACTGACTTAATTGAATTTTCTGACGTATTAGCTTATTAAGTAAAAACATTTCAGTTAATTCTTCTGTTCCGTAACAAAAACGTTTAATTTGTGTctgtttcatgtattttttatgaGTCAATGTCAGATATAAGctttaaagctgaaattaaaGCACAATAAAGGAATATCATTACAACAGCCCGTTTCTCTCTACTGGTGAATTTTTCTCAACACATTCATTTACTGGTGTAGTATTCAAATAAATACTTATATAATATCTCATTTCAAAGGTCATCCTTATAGATTGGAGCTGAAacgaaaaaaactaaaacaactaAGTCAACAGTTTCAGTCATAAATTCTCAGATTGATCGATCAACTTATTTGTAGATTAATTAGAGAAATCAAtacaaatgaatatataaacaaTAATTTTGTGAAATCGCTGTACCAAGAATTgctgttagcatttagcatcaTGTTAGCATTCTTTGCTGAGATAATAAAGCTTCTGTGTGTCTCAGACTTCATGTTCTTTCTGTGTTTGCTTTGAAATGAATCATCTCTTGTTGACCGACACGAACAAACAGGAGgatcaggggtcagaggtcgaaGCCGCTGCTTATTTTTGTGCGACAGACCAGAGTCCATCAGAACTCAGCGTGTCTCTTTTAACACTTTGTGGGAACAGACGTAAAAATCCCAGCGTTTTCAAAGAGCTCATCGTAGTGGCTCAAATTAGCACTTAAGCTAACGTAATGCTACATGCTAATCAGATGGAATCAGATATTGTTTAAATGAGTGAACCAAACTCATAACAGCGTATTTAACATTTAGGGGAAACCTCCCTGGACtcatcagagtgtgtgtgtgtgtgtgtgtgtgtgtgtgtgtgtgtgtgtgtgtgtgtgtgtgtgtgtgtgtgtgagacagacaggcagtcGGTGTCATGGCGGTCGGCATCATGTCGACATCTCTTCCGTCTCTATATCTCCTCGCCTGCTTCCTTCAGGTTCTCATCCAGGGACAAGGTaagacctctgacctctgacccccgttGCCTTCGTTTGTTTAAACGTTGTTGAATCGGCTGCAGCGCGTTCAATCGGTTATCTTTTGATAAACGGATCATTCCAATCAATAAGTTAACCAATATTAAACCTGTGTACTGCAAATGAGCTGTCAGCTAATGTTATATTCTAAAATAGTTACAGTAGAAATAGGTCATATTTGTGTACAAGTACACATACAAGTACAGAACAGTTCATTGCGGAGTTAGAATTAttataatcaaacaataattaaCACAGCATTTATTATGATGATTAAATAATGATGTTGTCAATGTGATTTATTCTAATAatcaaaaaactaaaataatggAGTTGTCTGGtgttcattatttaaaaaaaaaagtaaattaaattatttcaaaTGATTATTACAATAATGAAATGGTCTCCAGTGTTTATCATAATGATAACTATTAAACATTCCCCAGTGTTCCGCGCCCCTCAGGACCACCAGGTGTTCCTGAGGTCCAGGAGAGCCAACATGTACCTGGTGGAGGAGATCCTTCAGGGGAACCTGGAGCGCGAGTGTCACGAGGAGCGTTGCAGCTTTGAGGAGGCGCGCGAGTACTTTGAGAACACGGAGAAGACGGTGAGGCTCCATCaacaatcaataatcaatattcCTGTGGAAGCGAAGTGGTTTTAACGGGCTGGTTTCTCTACAGATCGCCTTCTGGACCGTTTACTACGGTGAGCTTCAGTTAACAGAAGCGAATTACACCTTTCAGGAAATGCCttttatacacatataaatGTTGCACTCGCTTTCTTGCATTTACTGTACGTATTGATCTGATCGGCGTTTGATCAGATGGGGAtcagtgtgacccccccccctgtctgcaCGGAGGGAACTGCACCGATAAAGTGGGGGGGTTCAActgctcctgcccccccccccactacggACCGGCCTGTGAACTGGGAGCTCCGGGGGACGGAGGTCAGCCGGCCTCCGCGCCACAGGTCACTGCGGCAGGTTCGGACCACGCCCACCgccacctcgcccccccccctctgagcgAATATAgaactaaataaaacacatggacGGTTTCAGAGCTCCTCGAGTGTCCGACTGAGGGGCCGACGGCTTGTCACCAGCTGTGCTCGCCGTCCTCCCGCTCCTTTTCCTGCTCCTGTCTGCCGGGATTCAAACTACAGAGCGACGGGCGGAGATGCCGGCCTGAAGGTCCGACGTCAGACACCACCAGGTTCCCCGACCAGCTGTACATGCCGGACTAACCGCGGCTTTGTGTCCCCAGCGGCGTTCCCCTGCGGGAGACTCCCCGGTGGCCTCGACGCCACCCTGATGGCGTGTCGCCACGGCAACTGTCCCTGGCAGGTAAGGGGGTCTCGGCCAATCAGGACGAGGCATGAGCTCATTTTTGGCTCAATTCAGCGTAGGCTTTTTGTTGTGCTCGCTCAGGTCACCCTGCTGAGCAGCAGAGGGGCGGAGCTTTGTGACGGTGTGGTGCTGGGACGCCGATCCGTGCTGACCGCCGCCAGCTGCCTCCAGACGGACCCCAACTCGGCCCTCCGACCTTCTGACTTCTCTGTGGTCGCCGGTATGAAGTTTGTTACTTACTTTGTAACTAATATGTCAACAGGTGAGATTTAAAGTGTCCAGGTGCTAACGGACATATTAACAGGTCACATGAAGCGTGTTTATCGGATGCCATTTGGTCCTGAGTCAAAGTTCATGaacagacttttatttttaaagtcacgccttcacaataaaagtcttaTGGATGATACCATGTTCCCTTCTCCCAGGCGACAGCGAGGAGAAGACGCCCGTCCACGCGGTGTACGTCCACGACCGATTCCGTACTgatcaccatgacaacgacCTAGCCCTCCTCGAGCTGGCCCGCCCCCTGTCCTTTGGCCCTGCCCTCATCCAGCTATGCCTGCCTGAAAAGGACTTCAGCGAAAATGTCTTGATGCATTCTGGGAGGACAGGGCTCGCCACGAAGAGGGGAGTGCGGATCCAGGAACTGGTCTACATGACGCTGGACGAGTGTCGCACACAGATGAACGTCTCGTACCCACTCAGCAACAAAATGTTCTGCATGAGGAACCCGAATGGACCTCTGGGGAACCGGGATGGACGTTTAGGGAAGAAGAACAGACCCTTAGGGAACCAGAATAAGTCTTTAGAGAACCAGATCAAATCCGTAAGGAACCAAAATGGGACGTCAAAGACTCAGAAAGGCTCCCGGCGATGCGGGGGCCCAATGCCGGGGACGCCGGTTGCCACGGTGGATCGGGGGACGGCGTTCCTGACGggcctgatgatgtcatcggggtGCGACGGCCTGGTGTTCACCAAATTGTCGCGCTACCTGAGCTGGATTCGACCCCGGCTGGATGCAACAGAGGGTCACATGACCTCGCAGGTCAGCCAACACCCATTTTACAAATGACTCATGGAATAATCCTCCTTTCCTCTGTGAATAATAAAGGTTCTAACCAAATGACTCCAGATGTTCGGTTATTGAGAAGAACAGCAGATTCCAACAGTAACTCAGACTAAACTTCTTTGGAGCTTTAATAAAGTTCATTCACAGGACGTAGTTCCGGTTTAGATCTCAGCTTCCTGACGGTTATTTCTCTTAATCTTCTTTTATTAAGAGGTTTTTGTCTCTTTGAACATTAGTTAAAACTTACTGGTAATAAAATACTTATATAGCTGTTTAACAGTCTGGTGACTCTAAAGCTTTAAAAAGATTTGGAAGCTGCATATTTTATTGAACTGACTAACAAACTCAttattgtttatattatataaaatgtatGGTAAAACCGTCATTCGAGATCTGCAGCTTTAAAAGTGACAAAATGCTGCAAGTAATGCCAGACTGTGTAAAATAAagtacccacaatgcaccaaacCTCACCTCCAGGAACGATGGGGGTAGAGTTGACAAAGAGAAGCTCGACAGATCGTAGAAACCATCTCCTTTATTCAACATGCTTTTTACAGAACACATAAAGAAAAAGAGCGTCACAGCCAGGGGGGATTATGGGTAACGTAGTCTAGGAGACCGTGGAGAGAGAAGGGAACGGAATCTGTTTACTGACCACAAGCTTCTGGTGCTGATGGGAGATGTAACCTTTGATGTGACCCTGAGAGGAGAcagaaaccacagaagaagagttgTTAGTCCAATTCattcatgtatgtgtgtgtgtgtgtctgggagattcggggggggggggtaccatGTAGATGAGGTTAGCCAGGATACACTGAACCTCGTCGAGGTCCACGTCGTCCAACTGCATCATCTTCATGGCCACCACAAAGGCATCCAGAGGAAGCTGGTGAGTCCTCAGCAGAAGATACCTGCGGACAGGAGAGGAGGTCAGGACCGGACATGAAACACCTGGTCTCTGGTTCTAGTCCCAGTGGGCTCCACTAGGAGGAACCGGACTCACACTTTCTTGAAGAGGTTCCTGTAGGTGATGATCTTCAGCTTCTCCAGGATGAGAAAGATTCCGCAGCGGATGAAGAAGGTCTCGTGTTTGGCCAAGGCCTCGTTGAGTAGCAGTAGGTTTCCCTCACTGAAACACAGTTCACCTGTGAGATCACCAACGCCACGTGGGGTCACTTCCTGTCGTGTCACAGCCTCTGCTTACCTCACAGATTTGGTGACATCTGCAAACTGCATGAGGTCGTATTTCCTCAGGAGCTGATGAGTCGGCATGTGACCCTGAAACCACAAGCTGGGTCAGACTGGGGGGACTGGTCCAAGCTGGTCTCCACAGGTCTAAAATGGCCTACACTGGTCCAAGCTGGTCTTAAATGCTGTCAACTGGTATAAACTGGGGTTCACCAGGCGttcctctctccactggcttcctgttaggttcagaatagattttaagaatcttttatttgtttttaagtctctgTATGGACCGGTCCCAGAATTTTATCCAGCCTTATTAATATACATCAACCCTCCAGAGCCCGAGGTCAGCTGACCCGCTGGTTCTGAACGTTCCTTAAAACGAAAGGAGATGAGCCTTCGCAGTAGCGGCTCAGACTGTGGAACGCTTTGCCGTCTTCTGTGCGGTCTGCGACGAGCCGTTCCACTTTTAAAACACGACCCACTTGTTCACGTTGGCCTTTGGCGGAGTTAAGTCACCTAcattggatcttttatttgtttggctttgggttgtttgttttacttttgcttgTATAGTTTATTGCTACTGACTGTGGCTGGAcattggcctttaaaagtgctatataaataaaattgaccagtCCTGAAAACTCGTAGGGGTGAAAACGGCTCTGAACGGCTGTGAACTGCTCTCTCACCAGGAGCATCTTGACAGGCAGCAGGTAGATGAGGATCATCCTCTTGTTCTTCTGACTGGATCGATGACAGTGATGGAAAGCATACGACAGGAACTCCTCCGCTGGAAGACGCATGTAATCAACAACGTGACTTACAGTAGTAGTACTGCAGTATTATTAGAGTAGTAATGCACtataacaataacacattttttctaagtacccaaa
Coding sequences:
- the LOC120826291 gene encoding uncharacterized protein LOC120826291 — encoded protein: MFWFDQTSSVLLLLHLSAAHAIFLDGEAANQVLTRWRRANSFLEELKQGNLERECMEEACNHEEAREIFEDEAKTKEFWNKYFDGDACESTPCANQGVCTDAIGTYTCYCQAGYQGFNCEIVIPELCENKNGGCEHFCKVERGNIHCSCADGYYLGSDDKSCDSNEPFRCGTVVTKSTRTVFRYVRQNTTNGNGTVSKANGLKDTGSNVTTTAASLPNDYVLPDGAIFEDMVVPDMADMTRIVNGENCPPGQCPWQALLLDEENVGFCGGTILTNYIILTAAHCMNKSRYIYVKLGEFDVLVDDGNEATHTVETLITHSMYRKDTYNNDIALIKLATPIKFSRFILPACLPDPVFAEKVLMRQEDGMVSGFGRLGERQETSTILQRLTMPYVDRNTCLQSTQLRISPRMFCAGYDTIAKDACQGDSGGPHVTRYSDTYFVTGIVSWGEGCAKKGKYGVYTQVSKYISWIRQGIDGLMQKGRRGVRARRHQGAIERLVLYRQAVGVMAVGIMSTSLPSLYLLACFLQVLIQGQVFRAPQDHQVFLRSRRANMYLVEEILQGNLERECHEERCSFEEAREYFENTEKTIAFWTVYYDGDQCDPPPCLHGGNCTDKVGGFNCSCPPPHYGPACELGAPGDGGQPASAPQVTAAELLECPTEGPTACHQLCSPSSRSFSCSCLPGFKLQSDGRRCRPEAAFPCGRLPGGLDATLMACRHGNCPWQVTLLSSRGAELCDGVVLGRRSVLTAASCLQTDPNSALRPSDFSVVAGDSEEKTPVHAVYVHDRFRTDHHDNDLALLELARPLSFGPALIQLCLPEKDFSENVLMHSGRTGLATKRGVRIQELVYMTLDECRTQMNVSYPLSNKMFCMRNPNGPLGNRDGRLGKKNRPLGNQNKSLENQIKSVRNQNGTSKTQKGSRRCGGPMPGTPVATVDRGTAFLTGLMMSSGCDGLVFTKLSRYLSWIRPRLDATEGHMTSQVSQHPFYK